Proteins from a genomic interval of Sphingopyxis sp. QXT-31:
- a CDS encoding acyl-CoA carboxylase subunit beta: protein MSANIAEMEARRAAARLGGGEKRIEAQHAKGKLTARERLDVLLDEGSFEELDAYVEHDCVDFGMQDQKIPGDGVVTGSGTINGRLVYVFSQDFTVFGGALSKRHAEKICKIMDKAMQVGAPVIGLNDSGGARIQEGVASLGGYAEVFQRNVLASGVVPQISLIMGPCAGGAVYSPAMTDFIFMVKDSSYMFVTGPDVVKTVTNEVVTQEQLGGAITHTTKSSVADNAFENDIETLLAARDFFDYLPENNRSGVPVRPTSDPYDRAEDSLDTLIPPNANQPYDMHELIRKTVDEGDFFEVQPAHAGNIICGFGRIEGRTIGIVANQPLVLAGVLDINSSKKAARFVRFCDAFEIPIVTFVDVPGFLPGTAQEYNGIIKHGAKLLFAYAEATVPKITVITRKAYGGAYDVMASKHLRGDLNYAWPTAEIAVMGAKGAVEIIFRKDIGDPEKIAERTKEYEDRFANPFVAASRGYIDEVIYPHSTRKRIAVGLRKLRNKQLENPWKKHDNIPL, encoded by the coding sequence ATGTCCGCCAATATCGCCGAAATGGAAGCCCGCCGCGCAGCCGCCCGCTTGGGCGGTGGGGAAAAGCGCATCGAGGCGCAGCATGCGAAGGGCAAGCTGACCGCGCGCGAGCGGCTCGACGTGCTACTCGATGAGGGGTCGTTCGAAGAGCTCGATGCCTATGTCGAGCATGACTGCGTCGATTTCGGCATGCAGGACCAGAAGATCCCGGGCGATGGCGTCGTTACCGGCAGCGGCACGATCAATGGCCGCCTCGTCTATGTCTTCAGCCAGGATTTTACCGTCTTCGGCGGCGCGCTGTCGAAGCGCCACGCCGAAAAGATCTGCAAGATCATGGACAAGGCGATGCAGGTCGGCGCGCCGGTCATCGGCCTCAACGACAGCGGCGGCGCGCGTATCCAGGAGGGCGTCGCCTCCTTGGGCGGCTATGCCGAGGTGTTCCAGCGCAACGTGCTCGCCTCGGGCGTGGTGCCGCAGATCAGCCTGATCATGGGCCCCTGCGCGGGCGGCGCGGTTTACAGCCCCGCGATGACCGACTTCATTTTCATGGTGAAGGACAGTTCGTATATGTTCGTGACCGGCCCTGACGTGGTCAAGACGGTCACCAACGAGGTGGTGACGCAGGAGCAGCTCGGCGGCGCGATCACCCACACGACGAAGAGCTCGGTCGCCGATAATGCGTTCGAGAACGACATCGAGACCTTGCTCGCGGCGCGCGATTTCTTCGATTATCTGCCCGAAAACAACCGCAGCGGGGTGCCGGTGCGCCCGACGAGCGATCCTTACGACCGCGCCGAGGACAGCCTCGACACGCTGATCCCTCCCAATGCGAACCAGCCGTACGACATGCACGAGCTGATCCGGAAGACCGTCGACGAGGGCGACTTCTTCGAGGTGCAGCCGGCGCATGCGGGCAATATCATCTGCGGTTTCGGGCGCATCGAGGGGCGGACGATCGGCATTGTCGCGAACCAGCCGCTGGTGCTCGCGGGCGTGCTCGACATCAACTCTTCGAAGAAGGCGGCGCGTTTCGTGCGCTTCTGCGACGCGTTCGAGATCCCGATCGTCACCTTCGTCGATGTCCCCGGCTTCCTGCCCGGCACCGCGCAGGAATATAACGGCATCATCAAGCATGGCGCGAAACTGCTCTTCGCCTATGCCGAGGCGACGGTGCCCAAGATCACGGTGATCACGCGCAAGGCCTATGGCGGCGCCTACGACGTGATGGCGTCGAAGCATCTCCGCGGCGATCTGAACTATGCCTGGCCGACCGCCGAGATCGCGGTGATGGGCGCGAAGGGCGCGGTCGAGATCATCTTCCGCAAGGACATCGGCGACCCCGAAAAGATCGCCGAGCGGACGAAGGAATATGAAGACCGCTTCGCCAATCCGTTCGTCGCGGCGTCGCGGGGGTATATCGACGAGGTGATCTACCCGCACTCGACGCGCAAGCGGATCGCGGTGGGCTTGCGCAAGCTGCGGAACAAGCAGCTCGAAAACCCGTGGAAGAAGCACGACAATATTCCGCTGTGA
- a CDS encoding helix-turn-helix domain-containing protein — MTPTRLYAGRQLRGLRESRAIRQADFAAQLGISASYLSQIEHDDRPLTPALLDRLQKLFPLEWEEVAADAGDRRAGALREAAADPLFAASPLPPEQLERAAFQQPQLADQFVALHAAYRRAGQRLQIIDEALTGGTAEGSRLPWEEVRDWFHDAGNYVDSIDRAAEALAGQLRGKDPSPAIETIERRLRDALGISIVYNQTQALRDYDATMRHLVIDPSQPAESRRFQLAHQLAALALANEIAAVVEASPLRTAAARQLLHVGLANYAAGAVLMPYAPFRASARAMRHDIDRLRMDYGVSFEQACHRLSTLQRPGARGIPMFFCRVDMAGNITKRHSATRLQFARFGGACPLWIVHEAAAIPDRILFQLAETPDGVRYVSMAKGLVKPSGSYARSPRRYAVALGCEAQYAADFVYADGVDVGAPQAATRIGSSCRICPRDDCDQRAFPPSDRPILVDPDRRDVVPYRIG; from the coding sequence ATGACCCCCACCCGCCTCTATGCCGGACGCCAACTTCGCGGGCTTCGCGAAAGCCGCGCGATCCGTCAGGCCGACTTCGCGGCGCAGCTCGGCATTTCGGCCTCCTACCTAAGCCAGATCGAGCATGACGACCGGCCGCTGACGCCTGCCCTCCTCGACCGGCTGCAGAAGCTGTTCCCGCTAGAATGGGAGGAGGTCGCCGCCGACGCGGGCGACCGCCGCGCCGGGGCGCTGCGCGAAGCCGCCGCCGACCCGCTCTTCGCCGCCTCCCCCTTGCCCCCCGAACAACTTGAGCGCGCGGCGTTCCAGCAGCCGCAGCTCGCCGACCAGTTCGTCGCGCTCCACGCCGCCTATCGCCGCGCGGGGCAGCGGCTGCAGATCATCGACGAAGCGCTGACCGGTGGCACTGCCGAGGGCAGCCGCCTGCCGTGGGAGGAAGTGCGCGACTGGTTCCACGATGCGGGAAACTATGTCGACAGCATCGACCGCGCCGCCGAGGCGCTGGCGGGGCAGCTGCGCGGCAAGGACCCCTCGCCCGCAATCGAGACGATCGAGCGGCGGCTGCGCGACGCGCTCGGCATCTCGATCGTCTACAACCAGACGCAGGCGCTGCGCGATTATGACGCGACGATGCGCCACCTGGTGATCGACCCGTCGCAGCCCGCCGAGAGCCGCCGCTTCCAGCTCGCGCACCAGCTCGCGGCGCTCGCGCTCGCGAACGAGATCGCCGCAGTGGTCGAGGCCAGTCCGCTGCGCACGGCGGCGGCGCGGCAATTGCTCCACGTCGGGCTCGCCAATTACGCCGCGGGCGCGGTGCTGATGCCCTATGCCCCGTTCCGCGCCAGCGCGCGCGCGATGCGCCACGATATCGACCGGCTGCGCATGGATTATGGCGTGAGTTTCGAACAGGCGTGCCACCGCCTTTCGACGCTCCAGCGCCCCGGCGCGCGCGGCATCCCGATGTTCTTCTGCCGCGTCGACATGGCGGGCAACATCACCAAGCGCCACAGCGCGACGCGGCTGCAATTCGCGCGCTTCGGGGGCGCCTGCCCGCTGTGGATCGTGCACGAGGCGGCGGCGATCCCCGACCGCATCCTCTTCCAACTCGCCGAGACCCCCGATGGCGTGCGCTATGTGTCGATGGCGAAGGGGCTGGTCAAACCGTCGGGCAGCTACGCCCGTAGCCCGCGCCGCTATGCCGTCGCTTTGGGGTGCGAGGCGCAATATGCCGCCGACTTCGTCTATGCCGACGGGGTCGACGTCGGTGCGCCGCAGGCGGCGACGCGCATCGGATCGTCATGCCGCATCTGCCCGCGCGACGATTGCGACCAGCGCGCCTTCCCGCCAAGCGACCGCCCGATCCTCGTCGATCCCGACCGCCGCGACGTCGTGCCCTACCGCATCGGCTAG
- a CDS encoding LysR family transcriptional regulator: MDNRFGDIETFLAVASGGSFAAAAKVLRLTPSAVSRSIARLEARLGTILFRRTTRSLALTAEGSAYRDRMSVLLAEIETVEAGLGREKQGPRGLLRVNASPSIGVPLLPILPKFTALYPEIVLDLALSDTIVDLVEERADIAIRIGPLRDTSLRAKKLGHSRMVLVASPAYLARRGTPQTPDDLDAHDCLRFSFRRSIDSWPFRLGGRIVHRPVPGSFFGNSGDLVRQMAVAGGGISRHGHFHVAADLAAGRLVELLADYHPGDGEDIHALYAPEDRAAARIRAFLDFLDEELVIAG, encoded by the coding sequence ATGGACAACAGGTTCGGCGATATCGAGACTTTCCTTGCAGTGGCGAGCGGCGGCAGCTTCGCGGCAGCGGCCAAGGTGTTGCGCTTGACCCCGTCGGCGGTCAGCCGCAGCATCGCGCGGCTCGAGGCGCGGCTCGGCACGATCCTGTTCCGCCGCACGACGCGCTCGCTCGCGCTGACCGCCGAGGGTAGCGCCTATCGCGACCGGATGAGCGTGCTGCTCGCCGAAATCGAAACGGTCGAGGCGGGGCTCGGGCGCGAGAAACAGGGGCCGCGCGGGCTGCTCCGCGTCAATGCGTCGCCGTCGATCGGCGTGCCGCTGCTGCCCATCCTGCCGAAATTCACGGCGCTCTATCCCGAGATCGTTCTCGACCTCGCGCTCTCCGACACGATCGTCGATCTGGTCGAGGAGCGCGCCGACATCGCGATCCGCATTGGCCCGCTGCGCGACACCAGCCTGCGCGCGAAGAAGCTGGGCCACAGCCGCATGGTCCTCGTCGCCAGCCCCGCCTATCTCGCGCGGCGCGGGACGCCGCAGACCCCCGACGATCTCGACGCGCACGATTGCCTGCGCTTCAGCTTCCGCCGCTCGATCGACAGCTGGCCGTTCCGCCTTGGCGGCCGGATCGTCCATCGCCCGGTGCCCGGCAGCTTTTTCGGCAATTCGGGCGACCTCGTGCGCCAGATGGCGGTCGCAGGCGGGGGCATTTCGCGGCACGGCCATTTCCACGTCGCCGCCGACCTCGCGGCCGGGCGGCTCGTCGAACTGCTCGCCGACTATCACCCCGGCGACGGCGAGGACATCCATGCGCTTTACGCGCCCGAAGACCGCGCCGCCGCGCGCATCCGCGCCTTTCTCGATTTCCTCGATGAGGAACTGGTGATCGCCGGCTAG